Proteins co-encoded in one Pocillopora verrucosa isolate sample1 chromosome 1, ASM3666991v2, whole genome shotgun sequence genomic window:
- the LOC131788207 gene encoding adenosine receptor A2a-like, with protein MASIFNHTDFWHLSSNAAANILLDNQRNLVVLLAWIQGIILCALSPLITFGNAFVVYAVWRDPLKNLRSSPSNFILQSMAVADLLVGVVLSPLNAYLLLKIAVDKRIALPLHVTYSLGTTLVGASLAHLMLLSVDRFCAVVAPLRYKAIITYRRVHQALILVWCYFICFGIAAFLFENKVFIVSLVFGIHTVFLLDLTFDFYIFILYRLRKYYKLWKRRIMGNSVRVSCSNFTDKEMHLAKRLAIVIAASLFLITPFFVFKSLVYFCIPCYSRPKVLLAATVLEVTFTYLNSVMNPFMFCWRLQKYRQVWKYFVKRIFQGCTRIKKRFKRRQSFDTKL; from the coding sequence atggcGTCAATATTCAACCATACTGACTTCTGGCACTTAAGCAGCAACGCTGCTGCAAACATACTTCTCGATAATCAGCGGAATCTAGTGGTTCTTTTGGCCTGGATACAAGGTATCATTTTATGCGCATTATCGCCTCTGATCACCTTCGGGAATGCGTTCGTGGTTTATGCAGTATGGAGAGATCCACTGAAAAACTTGCGCTCATCACCTTCGAATTTCATTCTACAATCGATGGCAGTGGCCGATTTACTTGTTGGCGTGGTCTTGTCTCCGCTCAACGCATACTTGCTTTTGAAAATAGCCGTTGATAAAAGAATCGCGCTTCCATTACACGTTACATATTCTCTTGGCACTACCCTAGTCGGAGCATCGCTCGCACATCTTATGCTTTTGTCTGTAGACAGATTTTGCGCAGTTGTAGCGCCTCTGAGATACAAAGCCATCATTACCTATCGGCGCGTTCACCAGGCACTGATTTTAGTTTGGTGTTACTTCATCTGCTTTGGAATCGCAgcctttttgtttgaaaacaaagtcTTTATAGTTAGCCTTGTATTTGGGATTCACACGGTCTTTCTTCTGGATCTCACttttgatttttatatttttattctgtATCGACTTCGTAAATACTACAAACTGTGGAAACGGAGAATCATGGGCAACAGCGTACGAGTCAGTTGTAGCAATTTCACCGATAAAGAAATGCATCTTGCGAAAAGATTGGCGATTGTAATCGCTGCATCGCTGTTCCTTATAACTccattttttgtgtttaaaagcCTGGTGTATTTCTGCATTCCTTGTTACTCTCGTCCAAAAGTGCTACTCGCGGCGACTGTACTAGAGGTGACATTTACTTACTTGAACTCTGTTATGAATCCGTTTATGTTCTGTTGGCGACTTCAGAAGTACAGACAAgtgtggaaatattttgttaaaaggATTTTCCAGGGTTGCACCAGGATCAAGAAAAGATTCAAGCGGAGACAAAGCTTCGATACAAAACTGTAG
- the LOC131788208 gene encoding QRFP-like peptide receptor, giving the protein MTDMSNVTNATNLYCGADTSTVSLVVKVSLYVIVMLVSLIGNSLIFAVVLKNRKMRTPVNFFVVNMAAADILIAVFYMPRMISRFFLGSEWGISGGLGHFLCKIAPITQELSASVSVLTLIVMAVDRFFAVLFPLKRIITNLVANASIALVWIIAATVRSPMFYALRLVQTEDGKTFCVFQMESQTASDVYLNFAFVLFYVIPLFVLTVLYSAILVSLKKRKPVGEELTNTQRRYKNRLKRTRKVINMMFTIVFVFAFGWCLHFFYPVLSNRYGLKVCKLVFPAFFLGHATSAINPCIYLIFIENYRRGFRAILTPLGRRCFNQVIPDSTVVTQDCTDFTVRHRDSNNESLTLGTLDCERTVRPRTVQVLPAPTF; this is encoded by the coding sequence atgacggACATGTCAAATGTAACAAACGCTACAAATCTTTACTGTGGTGCAGATACCTCCACAGTGTCTTTGGTTGTGAAAGTGTCTTTGTATGTCATAGTAATGCTGGTATCATTAATCGGAAACTCCCTTATCTTCGCCGTCGTTTTGAAGAACCGTAAAATGCGAACGCCGGTAAATTTCTTTGTCGTTAATATGGCTGCTGCGGACATTCTCATTGCGGTGTTCTACATGCCCAGGATGATTTCGCGCTTTTTTCTCGGCTCTGAATGGGGAATAAGCGGCGGCCTTGGgcattttctttgcaaaattGCTCCAATAACCCAAGAACTTTCGGCATCAGTTTCTGTCTTAACTCTCATTGTGATGGCAGTGGATCGGTTCTTTGCAGTTTTGTTTCCGTTAAAACGAATCATTACTAACCTGGTCGCGAATGCGTCAATCGCGCTTGTGTGGATCATCGCCGCGACCGTTCGCTCGCCGATGTTCTACGCTTTACGCCTTGTGCAAACTGAAGACGGCAAAACTTTCTGTGTATTTCAAATGGAATCTCAAACGGCCTCGGACGTGTACTTAAATTTCGCGTTTGTACTCTTCTATGTAATTCCATTGTTTGTTCTTACTGTGCTCTACAGCGCTATACTTGTGTCTCTCAAGAAACGAAAGCCGGTGGGAGAAGAACTAACCAACACACAGAGAAGATACAAAAATCGTCTGAAACGAACACGTAAAGTGATAAACATGATGTTTActattgtgtttgtttttgcattCGGCTGGTGCCTCCACTTCTTCTATCCGGTACTTTCAAATCGTTACGGTCTAAAGGTGTGCAAGTTAGTGTTCCCAGCATTCTTTCTGGGGCATGCCACAAGTGCAATTAACCCCTGTATCTACTtgatttttatagaaaattatcGGCGCGGCTTCCGCGCGATTTTAACTCCTCTTGGTCGGAGGTGCTTTAACCAAGTGATTCCGGACTCTACAGTCGTGACACAGGATTGTACAGATTTTACTGTGAGACACAGGGACAGTAACAATGAGAGCCTTACTCTTGGTACACTGGACTGTGAGCGCACCGTGAGGCCAAGAACAGTCCAAGTTCTTCCGGCACCTACTTTTTAA